The Anastrepha obliqua isolate idAnaObli1 chromosome 5, idAnaObli1_1.0, whole genome shotgun sequence DNA window GTTTCGCaagcattgaaaattttttgggtCGCACCGTATTGTGTGGTAGCGCACCACTTTTGATGCCCTTGCTTATTATCGTTACCGAATCTTATATGATCGGTATAACTGTAACGGTGTTACTGTAACTGCTTGAGTTCACCATTAGTCATTTACCAGGTATGTACTTGCACGATTCGAGCTGAAAACATCACTAATTACATTCACAGTCAGGCATACGAGTACAGGCTCCAAAGTAGCGAAATCGAGAGCTGTGTGGAAATGTAGCTCTGGGATACTTTGGAATGGAAAGGAAGATACAATAGTGCCCATTGCATTTAATGAAAACTTGGAGGATTTTAGTGATAGAGAAATAGATGGAATGTTccagattttataaatcttaacaGTTTGTCGAGGGAAACAGAATGTAACTCGTCCATTCGCAATATATCCGACCCACGAATGTAGCATCTTAGCATGACGAAAGTCGGACACCGGCTGTACTCTCCTCATCAACCAGCAACACCTTGTCGTTTCGCACCAACTGTTAACATGAGTTTATCAATAAAAGTCTTAATGTAACCGATTGTTCCCTGAAATAGGTGCAGGTTCAATTTAAAGCTTCAAAAATCGCAGTTCATCAATTCATCTGCCAGTTCATTGAATAGAACATCACAGTACTCCGGAAGCCATATACGTTTAAAACTTCAATTGCAATGGAATTTAGCCTCAACTATTTTTGAAGAGATGCGTGCAGTTTCTAAGTTATTTAAGGCAGTTTGGCTATCACTACAGACTCCCATTTTAATTTAAcgccatcttttgccaattattCAATCCACTTTAGTACTTCTCTGTAGGAATTACTGGGAAAGCAAATCAGGGATTACATTATACCGCAGCGATAACAAATTAGCTGTAGAAGAAACGTTTTGGTTGAGAAGTCTGAAGTGCGTTATGGCCAATACTAGGCAAGACGAACAAAACCGCAGTGCAAGTCATGTCCCAGCCTAGTGATCcaacaaaatattagttttttccgCAGCAGTCATGGCGATGGAGAATATCATCCCTTATGTTGAAATCAGGCTCTGTGTTTGAACCGACTTCAACATTAGGCAATATCCTTCTTATACCTACTAACACATCGGTCAATAAGTCCCCGGTCTGACATATAGAGGGCGCCACTAACATAAAATTAGCTTTATGGTTCGAAAGAACATACCCTTTTAGGTATACTGTCAAATTTGTATGTCATTcggatcattattgtgtgagttattgaagctttagtgacgctacttttgttattttcagaacaatggaaaaaaaagaatttcgtgtgctCATTAAACACTGCtttttgatgggaaaaaataccgtcgAAGCAAAACAGTGGTTGGACGATCATTATGGCACCTCTGCACCAGGCAAATCAACAGTGATCGACTGGTATGCTGGTTTTAAACGCGGTCGTACGGACACCAGCGATGCACACCGCTCTGGTCGCCCAAATGAGGCAGTTGTTCCCGAAAAAATCAAGCAGGTCCATAAATTGGTTTTGGCCGACCGTAAATTGAAGCTGGATGATattgctgacatcgtaaagatatcaaagggaagtgttttcaccattttacaCGGCCATTTGTCGATGCGGAAGCTATGTtcgaagtgggtgccgcgtttgctgaCTGTGGACCAAAAACAGCAACGTCTCGATGATTCCGAGAGCTGGCAAAACTGGCATCGAACGTTTGGAAAGGCGTTGGACTGACTGTATAGCCTTAGAAGGAAACTATATTGATGAATAAACTCGAATTTTGATGTAACTcttgtgttttctttgttagaccgGGGACTTATTGACCGATGTGTTAATGGCTTTCTAATACGTACAAATATCATCGAGTAAAAGTTTGTGCACCTCCAAGCTAAATAAactatgaaagaaaaaaatatagcgTACTATTCACTTAAGCGATTTATAACAAAGCGCTTTagtattttcttctttatacTAAAATGCCCCAATAAAAACACCGAACGAAACCAATGCTTGGTATTGCAACTCTATGCTATAACAACTAACAGAAGCAGTAGGAAGGAAGTCAATTTGATCTTTACTTGCCGCATCGTCTGCGATTTTCGAAACACTCGTTGTTCAGAAAGATTTATTGTTACATTTTAAGGCCGCTATTATTATCGTTGTTAATAGTGGTACGCACTTAAAATCTACTACTATAGTACTCTAGaactataactgtcaacagtggcgtAAGTGCCAAACAGCGCGTGTGATAATTATTTGTTGGTTGATTGAATACCGAcgatattaaaataaacacgCCAATAATTGTTCGCTCCCTGAGAGATTTAAGTTGTCCTGCAACTCGAACGACCATTCCAATAGCTGGTTAAAGAATTCGCATGATATGAAGTCACCCTTCCTGAAACCTCTTTCTGGTATGACTTCTATTGATTATTTTCCTTTGATCTGTTTCATGATTTGCAATTAACACTATCCAAATGAAACCTTATTACAACTACCTTGACGACTTTTTtcttaacacttaccaataacTGATCATCACCTAATTGTGGCTATATTAAAATCACAGAATTTGGTCGATGTGACTGAGCGCCACAATATTTGGTGATttgtgcacacatattttaccagGACTTGCCTTAAATGGGACAAATTGAGCAGATGATTCATAAAAAACAAGGATTTGTATCAGCCTCTCACAAGAAGTGCGAACTAACCGCGATGACAGCTGTCGCATGAACTGCGAAAATTCTGATGTGGATTCTACTTACAGAACTAACCTGTTGAGTTAGTAGCACTACAACTACTAtggtaaaatagaaaaaaatatcggcTGAGCCTTTACTTTTCGCCGGAATTTACTTTCTACCGTTACTCCTACTCTGTTTTATTATAGTAATTGTAGATTAAcacaaaagtaatattttatatatgaaaTGAGCGGCTGAAGATTGAAGACCTTCAAGGCAAACTATAAGAgggagtatatgtatgtatgtatatgtatatgtatgaatagACTGAATACTTTTGCGTAACAACTTATGTGACTTCAACAGGTTTGGCTTAAAGGTCAACAATATACTATATTCAGTTCTGCCACagcaaaaaaatagtattttattcaaattttattgagaTATTGGCAATAAGATAGTTATTCAATCCACGGCTACCAATGAttaattgattaaatatttcggaaaaagcAAGCAATTTAGTGCCTTACAGAAAACAAGAGCTAATTCGACTTAGgttgttttatcaaaattacTGAGATGTATTCATACACATGGATCTGTATATATATTCGtgtagatacatac harbors:
- the LOC129248808 gene encoding protein GVQW3-like, giving the protein MEKKEFRVLIKHCFLMGKNTVEAKQWLDDHYGTSAPGKSTVIDWYAGFKRGRTDTSDAHRSGRPNEAVVPEKIKQVHKLVLADRKLKLDDIADIVKISKGSVFTILHGHLSMRKLCSKWVPRLLTVDQKQQRLDDSESWQNWHRTFGKALD